ATAGCGGCATCAATGGCATCACTGAGAGCGGACTCCGCGAGCTCTTCCTGGCCGCGGGCGAGCAGCTCTTGGGCACGCTGCATGTGTTCGAGGGCCTTCATCTGAGGTATCCCTACACCATGGACGAGGCGCGCTTCATCGAGCTGGAACTCCGGTACATGCAGCAGGCAGAACTCCTGCAGCAGCTCAGTGAGGTGCTGTACACGCAGCAACGGGAACTGGGCGTGCTCCGGACGGAAGTGGACCACCTGAAGCGCAAGCTGGAGGGGGAGCCGGGGCTGGTGGACGCAAAGCAGCAGGAGCGTCCACCCCACTACTGAAGGCGCGAAGCCTCAGAAGCGATACCCGAGCCGGACTCCGATGATGGGTTCAGGACTGGCGTAGCCCACCTCGAGGCCGAAGCTGAGCGCGCCACTCTTGATGCCAAAGCCGAAGGCAGCATGGGCGCGCAGCGTCTCTCCCGAGTCAATGACGAGCCAGGGTCCAACGAGCCCCTCCAGATAGAACTGGCGAGTGAGATCGGCCCTCAGCACCAGGTCGATGGGGATGCCGAGCGTGTCAGCCTTCGGAAGGAGAGACACGCCGAAGCGGCCGCCGAGGTGAAGGGGGCCCGCCAGGTGTGTCTCGACACCGAGGTTGAGCTGAAAGGCGGCGCCTTCATCGA
The Hyalangium minutum DNA segment above includes these coding regions:
- a CDS encoding SlyX family protein, with product MSSAFDFGVDGAVGDLGPNDGPQEGQGLILPALLEHQLPERHTSLSEQHETLGGNSGINGITESGLRELFLAAGEQLLGTLHVFEGLHLRYPYTMDEARFIELELRYMQQAELLQQLSEVLYTQQRELGVLRTEVDHLKRKLEGEPGLVDAKQQERPPHY